A single genomic interval of uncultured Desulfobulbus sp. harbors:
- a CDS encoding glycosyltransferase family 39 protein, translating into MVQFVQRVFVSPTLSVDEAEQFILSQSFSFGYNEQPPLYTWLQIVSMYLFGSTVVALSFLKNSILCITFIFYFKLAKIVSHSEVKAIVATLGLYLVPQIFWEAKVDQTHSVIVTMASVLALYSFMQIFRGHTSLFRFLLLGIVCGLGVLSKYNFVLLLFAAICPLFVLTEFRKNFCNKKLYFSILSFLLIILPHTLWFLGHITDGTKSTVERMHQQGVLNVFSGAMGGISNLVISSATFTVLLLAVWIIFFRKGFRIKIDSQDKKYFSIFFVATYSLLFCIIIFLGVSSIKERWLMPYLVFFPLYLTLFTASDMLQEKIKVLVGLCAAIAVFSGGLYVLGPRLIDVTRHASRIQTPFVKLKSQLDQVVQSADEPQLYAVDYFIGGNIRHFFPERVVSTKEKELEADQHSNLLLFYEKRVPRSLLNKLERWNYECTTSEMRATYLYSDEIQYTLKYLQCRKA; encoded by the coding sequence ATGGTGCAGTTTGTGCAGAGAGTGTTTGTTTCTCCAACACTCTCGGTTGATGAAGCTGAACAATTTATTTTGTCACAGTCTTTTTCTTTTGGATACAACGAACAGCCACCACTGTATACTTGGTTGCAAATCGTCAGTATGTATCTTTTTGGCTCCACTGTAGTAGCACTTTCTTTTTTAAAGAATAGCATACTGTGTATTACCTTCATCTTCTATTTCAAATTGGCGAAAATTGTGAGCCATAGTGAAGTGAAGGCCATTGTTGCAACCCTAGGATTATACCTTGTCCCCCAGATTTTTTGGGAGGCCAAGGTGGACCAAACGCACAGTGTCATTGTGACCATGGCCTCTGTTCTCGCCCTTTATAGTTTTATGCAGATTTTTAGAGGGCATACCTCTCTGTTTCGTTTTCTTCTACTCGGGATTGTGTGTGGATTGGGTGTCCTCTCCAAATATAACTTTGTGTTGCTGCTTTTCGCTGCGATCTGTCCTCTTTTCGTCCTTACGGAATTTCGAAAAAATTTTTGTAATAAAAAATTATATTTTTCAATCTTGAGTTTTTTACTGATTATTCTGCCGCATACTCTTTGGTTTTTAGGCCACATAACCGATGGAACCAAGTCCACTGTCGAAAGAATGCACCAGCAAGGGGTGCTCAATGTTTTCAGTGGCGCAATGGGGGGGATTTCCAATTTAGTCATATCTTCTGCGACATTTACCGTGTTGCTGCTTGCTGTATGGATTATTTTTTTTCGCAAAGGTTTTCGGATAAAAATTGACAGTCAAGATAAAAAATATTTTTCCATATTTTTTGTCGCAACATATTCCTTGCTGTTTTGTATCATTATTTTTCTTGGTGTATCGAGCATCAAAGAAAGATGGCTCATGCCCTATCTCGTATTTTTCCCCTTGTATTTGACTCTTTTTACAGCAAGCGACATGCTGCAGGAAAAAATCAAAGTGCTCGTTGGGTTATGTGCAGCCATTGCTGTTTTTTCAGGGGGGCTCTATGTGCTTGGGCCAAGATTAATCGATGTGACTCGCCATGCCAGTAGGATTCAAACCCCTTTTGTGAAGTTGAAATCGCAATTGGATCAGGTCGTTCAATCCGCAGATGAGCCCCAACTGTATGCAGTTGATTACTTTATCGGAGGAAATATCCGGCATTTTTTTCCTGAAAGAGTAGTGAGTACCAAGGAAAAAGAGCTTGAAGCGGATCAACATTCCAACCTTCTGCTTTTCTATGAGAAAAGAGTGCCACGCTCTCTGTTGAATAAATTAGAGCGGTGGAACTATGAGTGCACTACCAGTGAAATGCGAGCAACGTACCTTTATTCCGATGAAATCCAGTACACGCTCAAGTACCTGCAATGCAGGAAGGCTTAA
- a CDS encoding GtrA family protein: MKSVSRRWLFMDLISLKIIKFFSTSALATTLDMGVYVLLLHWLDPYLANMVSASLGMIANFLLQSFWVFRATRKWYVSFVLSAIFSVIGIFLGSLLVYILTTKTIFSQVPIVAKCVVIVVIFFYNYLTKKFSFGD, encoded by the coding sequence ATGAAGAGCGTTTCTCGTCGATGGCTTTTCATGGATTTGATCAGCTTGAAAATAATAAAATTTTTTTCAACTTCAGCGTTGGCGACGACGCTGGATATGGGCGTGTATGTCCTTCTTCTGCACTGGCTGGACCCCTACCTGGCAAATATGGTCAGCGCCTCTTTGGGCATGATCGCCAATTTTTTGCTGCAATCGTTTTGGGTCTTCCGTGCGACCCGTAAATGGTATGTGTCGTTTGTTCTTTCCGCCATCTTTTCGGTAATCGGAATATTCCTGGGAAGTCTACTTGTCTATATATTAACGACGAAAACGATTTTTTCTCAGGTCCCAATCGTTGCAAAGTGCGTAGTTATTGTTGTGATATTTTTTTATAATTATTTAACGAAGAAATTTTCATTTGGTGATTAA
- a CDS encoding glycosyltransferase family 2 protein, producing MFSVVIPVYNEEDSLRELCAGIATEALNLEMEVEIVFVNDGSSDGTQEIIESLSEEYDWVKYIVFRKNFGKSAALSAGFKQVTHEIVFTMDADLQDDPCEIPKFLEAIERGADVVTGWKKNRFDPIEKTLPSKLFNFITSKFSGLKLHDYNCGFKCYRRDVLEEIEIYGELHRFIPFLAHKKGFTVAEVPVVHHPRKFGHSKFGIERYARGFFDLLTVIFITNYLTRPLHFFGPMGALFCLSGLGLFAYLFLFRWLVGVSIGSSPLFSLSILAIGVGFQIITGGLLAELFVHHREKRGRATYAILRAHLEGKVSDRQEQ from the coding sequence ATGTTTTCAGTAGTTATACCCGTTTATAATGAAGAGGATTCTCTGCGAGAATTGTGTGCTGGTATTGCAACCGAGGCCCTGAACCTTGAGATGGAGGTTGAAATCGTTTTTGTCAATGATGGCAGTTCAGACGGGACCCAAGAGATAATTGAGTCTTTGAGTGAAGAGTACGATTGGGTCAAGTACATAGTTTTTCGGAAAAATTTTGGCAAATCTGCTGCCTTGAGTGCTGGGTTTAAACAAGTTACTCACGAAATTGTCTTCACTATGGATGCTGATTTGCAGGATGATCCGTGTGAAATTCCGAAATTTTTAGAGGCGATAGAGCGTGGGGCGGACGTGGTGACCGGGTGGAAGAAGAATCGGTTTGATCCCATTGAAAAAACGCTTCCTTCCAAATTGTTTAATTTCATCACCTCAAAGTTCAGTGGATTGAAACTGCACGATTATAACTGTGGGTTCAAGTGCTACCGCAGGGATGTGCTTGAGGAGATCGAAATTTATGGCGAGCTGCATCGGTTTATTCCATTTCTGGCCCATAAAAAGGGGTTTACAGTTGCAGAGGTACCGGTGGTGCACCATCCGCGGAAATTTGGGCACTCAAAATTTGGCATAGAGCGTTATGCACGCGGCTTTTTTGACCTGCTCACAGTTATCTTTATCACGAATTATTTGACTCGACCGCTGCATTTTTTCGGCCCGATGGGGGCCTTGTTCTGCCTTTCCGGCTTGGGCCTTTTTGCCTACCTGTTTCTCTTTCGTTGGCTGGTGGGGGTGTCTATCGGGTCGAGCCCGCTTTTTTCCCTGTCCATCCTTGCCATTGGTGTTGGTTTTCAGATCATTACCGGTGGTCTGCTGGCGGAACTATTCGTTCATCACAGGGAAAAGAGGGGTAGGGCAACGTACGCAATTCTGCGCGCCCATCTGGAAGGGAAGGTATCGGACAGGCAGGAGCAATAG
- a CDS encoding sulfotransferase yields the protein MIIAIGALGGSGTRAIAEVLIQSGVYFGDDLNSPNDNLIFTRLFKDPTFYKNASQHEINKRLFVFREYMGKNRLSFHNAGVLLRASLANQMYKNNKKLFLGIMRRWLSAPKKRELWGWKEPNTQIFLNEIYDYFDSLKYIHIVRHGLDMAFSNNKQQLVNWGFKYNISLNGNETTDEISYLQLEYWIRSTEDVLKKAKNLGNSFLLINHSKFCDHPEKEVDRILEFLNLKIEHTKLMQLYKIPKKTSTVGRFKKQNIAIFDKRQIDFVRQMGFEV from the coding sequence ATGATCATAGCAATCGGCGCTCTGGGGGGGAGTGGAACAAGAGCTATAGCAGAAGTCCTGATCCAATCCGGTGTGTATTTCGGTGATGACTTAAATAGCCCCAATGACAACTTGATCTTTACACGTCTTTTTAAAGACCCTACGTTTTACAAAAACGCAAGCCAACATGAAATTAACAAGCGCTTATTTGTTTTCCGGGAGTACATGGGAAAAAACCGTCTAAGCTTTCACAATGCAGGTGTTTTGCTCAGGGCCTCTCTGGCGAATCAAATGTATAAAAACAACAAGAAATTATTTCTCGGCATTATGCGAAGATGGCTAAGTGCCCCCAAGAAAAGAGAATTATGGGGATGGAAAGAGCCAAATACGCAAATATTTCTCAATGAAATATATGATTACTTTGACAGTTTGAAATATATTCATATAGTCAGACACGGCCTGGATATGGCGTTTTCTAACAACAAGCAACAACTCGTCAATTGGGGATTTAAATATAACATTTCCCTGAACGGAAACGAAACCACAGATGAAATTTCTTATTTGCAACTTGAGTACTGGATAAGATCTACAGAAGATGTTCTCAAAAAAGCAAAAAATCTTGGAAATAGCTTTTTGTTAATCAACCACTCGAAATTTTGCGATCACCCAGAAAAAGAGGTTGATCGCATTCTTGAATTCTTGAATCTCAAAATAGAGCACACAAAACTGATGCAACTATATAAAATTCCAAAAAAGACAAGCACTGTTGGTCGTTTTAAAAAACAGAATATTGCTATTTTTGATAAACGGCAAATAGATTTTGTCAGACAGATGGGCTTTGAGGTGTAA
- a CDS encoding glycosyltransferase family 2 protein, translated as MDLFAHKNRGTENRLNFHMFPLIAKIGGKLGLPMKLRPVSDNAAIFVSVVMPVYNGANYVAETIESILNQTHRNFEFIIVDDCSTDNSPEILERYALQDRRIKLYKTEKNHGNPGGASAFGVRKAASRSQYILMTDQDDISHRERLDIQVDFMERNPSVDISGGRMRLFGGHHRLTRPALSDDAIKALLLTSSPISNPTIIFRKRFLDETNLNYRNQTSHDYLLLAEAALEYGAVFQNLRNVLVYYRCHGSQSSSTLQEPIQITSNRVREYQLQKLGICDPEDIDLFNRWKANRMYRSGKDLENLMHLFQNIINRNQENRFYPHHALVKRLRHLYRKELLKSKKILQLIQADIFFTPQSPSV; from the coding sequence GTGGACCTATTTGCTCATAAAAATAGAGGTACTGAAAATCGTTTAAATTTCCATATGTTTCCTTTGATTGCAAAAATAGGTGGAAAACTTGGTCTGCCCATGAAATTGCGTCCTGTTTCGGACAACGCTGCCATCTTTGTATCTGTGGTTATGCCGGTGTATAATGGCGCCAACTATGTTGCAGAGACCATTGAAAGCATTTTGAATCAAACCCACCGGAATTTTGAATTCATCATTGTCGATGACTGTTCAACGGATAATTCCCCTGAAATTCTTGAACGTTATGCGCTTCAGGATCGGCGGATCAAGCTGTATAAAACAGAAAAAAATCATGGGAATCCAGGGGGGGCGAGTGCATTTGGTGTCCGTAAGGCGGCAAGCCGCTCCCAATATATTCTCATGACCGATCAGGATGACATTTCCCACAGAGAGCGGCTTGATATCCAAGTTGATTTTATGGAAAGGAACCCTTCGGTTGACATCTCAGGTGGCCGGATGCGATTGTTTGGAGGCCACCATAGATTGACACGTCCCGCATTGTCGGACGATGCCATAAAAGCCCTGTTGTTGACGAGCTCTCCGATCTCGAATCCGACCATCATTTTCCGAAAACGATTCCTGGATGAAACCAACCTCAATTATAGGAATCAAACCTCCCACGACTACCTTCTGCTGGCGGAGGCGGCATTGGAGTATGGGGCCGTTTTCCAAAATCTGAGGAATGTACTGGTCTATTACCGGTGCCATGGAAGCCAGTCCTCATCCACCCTGCAAGAGCCTATACAAATTACCAGCAATAGGGTGCGAGAATACCAATTACAAAAACTCGGTATCTGCGATCCCGAGGATATTGACCTGTTTAATCGCTGGAAGGCCAATCGGATGTATCGATCGGGAAAGGATCTGGAAAATTTGATGCATCTGTTTCAGAATATTATCAACCGCAACCAGGAAAATCGATTTTATCCTCACCATGCTCTCGTAAAAAGGTTGAGGCATCTGTATCGTAAAGAATTGTTGAAATCAAAAAAGATCCTTCAACTGATTCAAGCAGATATTTTCTTTACACCTCAAAGCCCATCTGTCTGA
- a CDS encoding glycosyltransferase family 4 protein, protein MVAEVMKVLQVLPELHGGGVERGTLEIAQFLVAHGHESHVVSAGGRLVHELEAKGSHHHRCEVVAKSPRALIGVFQMRRLMTTLQPDIVHVRSRIPGWVVELAYKTLPKIRRPARISTFHGFHSVNYYSAIMTRGERVIAVSQTVAEHIQQAYGLGQEKIDVIYRGIDPTYFDPTCIGADQRKALRQRWGAHEGQAPVLLLPGRFTRLKGHTVLLEALGLLTDLPWRLVLVGDHGENPSYIQELRDRAGQCGLLQRLHFHGLCDNMPLAYAAADLVLNVSTRPESFGRTAVEAMGMERPVIAAGHGGALETVVEGKTGWCFRPNDVKNLAQVLRNALLHRDDWESIGTQGRYHVTQCFTLERMCAKTLDVYETLSP, encoded by the coding sequence ATGGTGGCCGAGGTGATGAAAGTTCTACAAGTCTTACCTGAACTCCATGGAGGCGGGGTTGAGCGAGGAACCCTTGAAATCGCCCAGTTCTTGGTCGCACATGGCCATGAATCCCATGTTGTTTCCGCCGGTGGGCGCCTTGTGCATGAACTTGAGGCAAAAGGCTCACATCATCATCGGTGTGAAGTCGTCGCCAAAAGTCCACGCGCCCTGATAGGGGTTTTTCAGATGCGTCGATTGATGACGACCCTACAACCAGACATTGTTCATGTACGCTCACGAATACCCGGCTGGGTGGTTGAACTTGCGTATAAAACGCTCCCCAAGATACGGCGGCCGGCACGAATCAGTACCTTTCACGGATTCCATTCGGTGAATTATTACAGCGCCATTATGACTCGGGGAGAGCGGGTGATCGCTGTCTCGCAGACCGTTGCCGAACATATTCAGCAAGCATATGGGCTGGGACAAGAAAAGATAGACGTCATATATCGGGGCATTGATCCAACCTACTTCGACCCCACCTGTATAGGGGCTGACCAACGCAAAGCACTTCGTCAGCGGTGGGGAGCGCATGAGGGGCAAGCACCAGTGCTGCTTCTGCCAGGGCGCTTCACCCGCCTCAAGGGACATACGGTGTTGCTGGAAGCCTTGGGCTTGCTGACAGATTTGCCCTGGCGCCTGGTCCTGGTTGGCGATCATGGCGAAAACCCATCCTACATCCAGGAACTCCGGGACCGTGCCGGCCAATGTGGTCTGTTACAGCGCCTACATTTCCATGGCCTCTGCGATAATATGCCTCTGGCCTATGCCGCAGCCGATCTTGTATTGAATGTTTCAACCCGGCCAGAATCGTTTGGGCGTACTGCAGTCGAGGCCATGGGCATGGAGCGACCGGTTATCGCCGCCGGTCATGGAGGTGCATTGGAAACTGTTGTCGAGGGGAAAACAGGATGGTGCTTTCGACCAAATGATGTAAAAAACTTAGCCCAAGTACTTCGAAATGCCCTCTTGCATAGGGATGATTGGGAATCTATAGGGACCCAAGGTCGATATCATGTCACACAATGCTTTACTCTAGAGAGAATGTGTGCAAAGACGTTGGATGTCTACGAAACCCTGTCGCCGTGA
- a CDS encoding ELM1/GtrOC1 family putative glycosyltransferase: MTEKTIKVLVVRDGRPGHEKQSLGIVAALTRRYGVEQREVRVEPGYKALCKSVSLLVGALPLDLAGFKPDFIIGAGSHTHFPILALQKRLGGRTIVCMSPMKVIRNRFDLCCIPRHDEMREGGNILLTDGPPGLNLDLGQHDATAALVLVGGVDEKSHVWDNHAIADKIAATLRKHPEFHWTLTTSPRTPSNFQEIFVQYQQGLQLDLCSFGQTSPGWLEKKLQAASWVLVTEDSLSMIFEALSAGCQVATIPVAFKAENKFVRCLQDLKDRRLICAELDSTDERRKNVFNEADRCVVYMQQQPWWPR, encoded by the coding sequence ATGACGGAAAAGACGATCAAGGTTCTTGTCGTGCGCGACGGCAGGCCGGGGCATGAAAAACAAAGTCTCGGCATTGTCGCCGCACTCACGAGACGATATGGCGTGGAGCAGCGCGAGGTTCGGGTTGAACCGGGATACAAAGCACTCTGCAAAAGCGTTTCCTTGCTTGTGGGGGCTCTTCCTCTGGATTTGGCGGGCTTCAAACCGGATTTCATCATCGGAGCCGGCAGTCATACCCATTTCCCCATCCTGGCACTACAGAAACGTTTGGGGGGCCGGACGATTGTCTGTATGTCGCCGATGAAAGTCATTCGAAATCGGTTTGATCTCTGCTGCATTCCCCGCCATGACGAAATGAGGGAAGGGGGAAATATTCTGCTCACTGACGGGCCGCCAGGCTTGAACCTCGATCTTGGCCAACATGACGCGACAGCTGCCCTGGTCCTCGTGGGGGGGGTTGATGAGAAGAGTCATGTATGGGACAACCATGCCATTGCAGACAAGATTGCCGCAACGTTGCGGAAGCATCCAGAGTTCCATTGGACCTTAACGACCTCTCCCCGTACTCCTTCGAATTTCCAAGAAATTTTTGTTCAATATCAGCAAGGGCTGCAACTTGATCTCTGTTCTTTTGGGCAAACCTCTCCAGGGTGGTTGGAAAAGAAACTGCAGGCCGCGAGCTGGGTCTTGGTGACGGAAGACAGCCTTTCTATGATCTTTGAAGCCCTTTCGGCTGGTTGTCAGGTGGCAACAATCCCGGTTGCCTTTAAGGCTGAAAACAAGTTTGTCCGTTGTCTGCAGGATTTAAAGGACCGGCGACTTATTTGCGCCGAGCTCGACTCCACGGACGAAAGACGAAAAAACGTTTTCAATGAAGCCGATCGTTGCGTTGTTTATATGCAGCAGCAGCCATGGTGGCCGAGGTGA
- the msbA gene encoding lipid A export permease/ATP-binding protein MsbA, with amino-acid sequence MSNKEILRRMVDVLRPYFRSLIIAMVAMVVVGGFNSLQAYMVKPLLDEIFFKKEGALLALLPIGLVMVFVVKGCFYFLYSYLLEKVGLGVIRDLRHALFAHINILPLSYFHKTPTGEIISRIINDVNLLQRSVSYALIQLLRDLCSVIGLLAVIFYMDWRLALMSMVFIPLSVGPIVFFGRRFRTISVVYQTKIGEATSNLHETIGGARIVKAFCMEQDEVQRFRGKLQEIMDTMLLDTKNRCLSHPLIECIGGLGMAFIIWFGGREVLHGHSTPGTFMSFLTALILLYEPIKGVSKINSTMQQGVAAAERIFRLLDIQPDIRERADAIVLPPFERDILLEDVSFCYEADRPVLKHLDLRLKRGEVLAIVGPSGSGKTTLANLIPRFYEISHGALKIDGHEIRDLTLQSLRSQIALVTQQTILFNDTVRNNIAYGRKSCTEEEIHEAAKAAYAYDFIMDLPQGFDTIIGESGARLSGGQQQRVSIARAILKDAPILILDEATSSLDTESEREVQRALENLMKNRTTIIIAHRLSTVKNADRIIVLKDGQLVEEGTHDVLLAKHGEYHALYRLQFSGETEESVQMMEPV; translated from the coding sequence ATGTCGAATAAAGAAATATTGCGCAGAATGGTTGATGTCCTAAGGCCCTATTTCCGCAGCCTGATTATCGCTATGGTGGCCATGGTCGTTGTCGGTGGCTTCAATTCCTTGCAAGCCTATATGGTTAAGCCGCTTCTGGATGAGATCTTTTTTAAAAAGGAGGGGGCATTGCTTGCATTGCTGCCCATAGGGCTCGTCATGGTCTTTGTGGTGAAGGGATGTTTCTATTTTCTCTACTCCTATCTTTTGGAAAAGGTCGGTCTGGGCGTTATTCGTGATTTACGTCATGCGTTGTTCGCTCATATCAACATCCTGCCGCTGAGTTATTTTCATAAAACCCCAACTGGGGAGATCATTTCAAGAATTATAAATGATGTCAATTTGTTGCAGAGATCGGTCAGCTATGCGCTTATCCAACTCCTGCGTGATTTATGCTCTGTGATCGGCCTCTTGGCAGTCATCTTCTATATGGATTGGCGACTCGCCCTTATGTCGATGGTCTTTATCCCCCTGTCCGTTGGACCGATCGTTTTCTTTGGACGCAGATTCCGTACGATCAGTGTGGTCTATCAGACCAAAATTGGAGAGGCGACCAGCAACCTGCACGAAACCATTGGTGGAGCGCGCATTGTCAAGGCGTTTTGCATGGAGCAGGACGAGGTGCAGCGTTTTCGGGGCAAGCTCCAGGAAATCATGGATACCATGTTATTGGACACCAAGAACCGATGCCTCTCACACCCGCTTATCGAGTGTATCGGAGGCCTGGGCATGGCCTTTATCATCTGGTTCGGTGGCAGGGAGGTCCTGCACGGGCATTCCACACCGGGGACATTCATGTCCTTCCTTACGGCGCTGATTCTTCTCTATGAGCCGATCAAGGGGGTGAGTAAAATTAACTCGACCATGCAGCAGGGGGTGGCTGCGGCTGAAAGGATATTTCGCCTGCTGGACATTCAGCCAGATATTCGGGAACGTGCTGACGCCATCGTCCTCCCCCCCTTTGAGCGCGATATTCTGCTTGAGGATGTCAGCTTTTGCTATGAAGCCGATCGACCAGTGCTCAAGCATCTAGATTTGCGGCTGAAGCGGGGTGAGGTTCTGGCCATTGTCGGGCCCAGCGGCAGTGGAAAAACCACGCTTGCCAACCTGATTCCTCGATTTTACGAGATCAGCCATGGGGCACTGAAGATTGATGGTCATGAAATTCGTGACCTGACATTGCAATCACTGCGTTCCCAGATTGCCTTGGTGACCCAGCAGACCATTCTCTTTAACGATACCGTGCGCAACAACATTGCCTATGGGCGCAAGTCGTGCACCGAGGAGGAAATTCATGAGGCTGCCAAGGCGGCATATGCCTACGATTTTATCATGGATCTGCCTCAGGGATTTGACACCATCATCGGTGAATCCGGTGCACGGCTCTCCGGAGGGCAGCAACAACGCGTTTCCATTGCCCGCGCGATTTTGAAGGATGCACCGATATTGATTCTTGATGAGGCAACCTCTTCACTTGATACCGAATCCGAGCGAGAAGTGCAGCGTGCCCTCGAAAATTTGATGAAAAACAGGACCACGATCATCATTGCCCATCGCCTCTCAACGGTGAAAAATGCAGATCGGATCATCGTTCTCAAGGACGGGCAGTTGGTGGAAGAGGGGACGCACGATGTGTTGCTTGCCAAGCATGGCGAGTATCACGCGCTCTACAGATTGCAGTTCAGCGGTGAAACCGAGGAGTCTGTCCAGATGATGGAGCCCGTATGA
- a CDS encoding peptidase U32 family protein, whose amino-acid sequence MSQSPAHSMELLAPAGTVAAFEAALDEGADAVYVGAPGLNARALSRDFTFGEIKGMTEHAHGQGKKIYVAMNSLMKEGEVRMALESLQRLAAIGPDALILQDLGLLYLVRRYFPSLKVHASTLMTVNTAVAASSFRDLGFERVVLARELSLEEIRAIHQQTGVELEIFIHGAMCFSYSGLCRFSSLHGGKSSLRGQCVQPCRRRYDWVASGKSGGRGGAGKKGGYLFSMNDLCAIDALAQVRDTGVVSLKIEGRLKSVAYVRNVVRAYRLALDGLDLPPQQFKSIREEALACLDAAMGRKRSSGFFISGQEDRIIQPNFSGSSGELVGKVTKLERGKGGAGQRQLVLQVHLQVPLKNGDRLRLYEERSGERKSFTLRAMEFKGRRVEQAHKGQVVSIPLENDDGGVLPKASHGLLYRVDVSGRGGKERTGLTQKISATPAPALHAASVRRQLLDLGGDTLPAVPPEKQKGKPERRPPRERRGHDGPEWWLKVSSLESARQRFPFQVSRVVLDIDRANVERVLRSGAKLGHLYDNVVWALPTVLQESQISRMRQAIEGLRRCGAQRFQISHIGQMAFFAEENAQRTLQPLEVFGDYSCNLLNTPALLQYQQAGLAGIQFCLETDRVTLEQTLAHRAQLRQGASMQIGMYVYGRPPLFSARLDAPHFQGQRSFVSGRGERFYLDRRPEAVYAFSHNAFSQLAYVEEFSRMGVDYFVVDVSHAAAKRESMAVTALLHGRGELPDVITGNYSGSLV is encoded by the coding sequence ATGAGTCAGTCCCCTGCGCATTCCATGGAGCTGCTTGCGCCCGCAGGAACCGTTGCCGCCTTTGAAGCGGCCCTGGATGAAGGCGCGGATGCGGTGTACGTCGGTGCCCCGGGACTCAATGCCCGCGCCCTCAGCCGAGATTTTACCTTTGGCGAGATCAAGGGCATGACCGAACATGCCCATGGCCAGGGGAAAAAAATCTATGTGGCCATGAACAGCCTGATGAAGGAGGGCGAGGTGCGCATGGCACTTGAATCCCTGCAGCGCCTCGCCGCCATTGGTCCGGATGCACTTATCCTTCAGGATCTTGGGCTGTTGTATCTTGTTCGCCGCTATTTTCCCAGCCTCAAGGTGCATGCCTCCACCCTTATGACCGTCAATACCGCCGTGGCCGCCTCTTCTTTTCGCGATCTGGGCTTTGAGAGGGTTGTGTTGGCCCGGGAGTTGAGCCTGGAGGAAATCCGTGCCATTCACCAGCAGACAGGGGTTGAACTGGAAATTTTTATCCATGGCGCCATGTGTTTCAGTTATTCCGGTCTCTGTCGTTTTTCCAGTCTCCATGGCGGAAAATCGAGCCTGCGAGGACAGTGCGTGCAGCCGTGCCGGAGACGCTACGACTGGGTTGCCTCGGGAAAGAGTGGAGGTCGCGGGGGGGCAGGCAAAAAAGGCGGTTATCTGTTCTCGATGAATGACCTCTGCGCTATCGATGCATTGGCACAGGTTCGCGATACCGGCGTGGTCAGCTTGAAAATCGAGGGGCGGCTCAAGTCGGTGGCCTATGTGCGCAACGTGGTTCGCGCCTACCGTTTGGCCTTGGACGGGCTCGATCTGCCGCCACAGCAATTCAAATCGATCCGGGAAGAGGCGCTGGCCTGCCTGGATGCGGCCATGGGGAGAAAACGTTCCTCCGGCTTTTTTATCAGCGGCCAGGAAGATCGGATCATTCAACCCAACTTTTCCGGCAGCAGCGGAGAACTCGTCGGCAAGGTGACCAAACTTGAACGCGGCAAGGGGGGAGCCGGCCAGCGGCAACTCGTCTTGCAGGTCCATCTTCAGGTTCCCCTGAAAAACGGTGATCGATTGCGGCTGTACGAAGAGCGGAGCGGGGAACGTAAAAGCTTTACTTTACGTGCGATGGAGTTTAAAGGGAGGCGGGTGGAACAGGCCCATAAGGGACAGGTGGTCTCGATTCCGCTGGAGAATGACGACGGAGGCGTTTTGCCCAAGGCCTCCCATGGCTTATTGTATCGGGTTGACGTCAGTGGTCGGGGGGGCAAGGAGCGCACAGGCCTCACCCAAAAAATTTCCGCAACCCCTGCGCCGGCGCTTCATGCGGCAAGTGTGCGCAGGCAACTCCTCGATTTAGGTGGCGATACGCTGCCCGCCGTACCCCCTGAAAAGCAGAAAGGTAAACCAGAGCGACGACCTCCCCGGGAAAGGAGGGGACATGACGGCCCTGAATGGTGGCTGAAAGTCAGTTCGCTGGAGAGCGCACGCCAGCGTTTCCCCTTTCAGGTCTCCAGGGTCGTTTTGGACATAGACCGAGCCAATGTTGAGCGGGTATTGCGATCCGGTGCGAAGCTCGGCCACCTCTACGACAACGTGGTTTGGGCGCTGCCGACGGTTCTGCAGGAATCGCAGATCTCCAGGATGAGGCAAGCCATAGAGGGGTTGCGGCGGTGCGGTGCACAGCGTTTTCAGATCAGTCACATCGGACAGATGGCCTTCTTTGCAGAGGAAAATGCTCAGCGTACCTTGCAGCCTTTGGAAGTCTTTGGCGACTATTCCTGCAACCTGCTCAATACGCCGGCCTTGTTGCAATATCAGCAGGCCGGTCTTGCCGGAATCCAGTTCTGCCTGGAAACCGATCGGGTAACCCTTGAGCAAACGCTTGCCCACCGAGCCCAGCTGCGGCAAGGCGCTTCCATGCAGATCGGCATGTATGTCTACGGACGGCCACCGCTCTTTTCCGCCCGCCTGGATGCGCCCCATTTCCAGGGACAACGGAGCTTTGTCAGTGGACGCGGTGAGCGCTTTTACCTCGATCGCCGTCCGGAGGCTGTCTACGCCTTTTCCCACAACGCCTTCTCACAGCTTGCCTATGTGGAGGAGTTTTCCCGTATGGGCGTCGACTATTTCGTGGTCGATGTCAGCCATGCTGCCGCCAAGCGTGAAAGTATGGCGGTCACTGCACTTCTCCATGGTCGCGGCGAGTTGCCTGACGTGATCACAGGGAACTATTCCGGTTCTTTGGTCTAG